The proteins below come from a single Necator americanus strain Aroian chromosome V, whole genome shotgun sequence genomic window:
- a CDS encoding hypothetical protein (NECATOR_CHRV.G17473.T1) encodes MSRVADYGSPPREKSKISSCKEAMFGERARKWAFIFIVAFLACLTIKDVVDLVIEYCEEPKQSDMNIVFNDSMTMPNVTFCMSKQQAWSHFKINESAPVDEWDMIVDEALANMTDHDSFIKTLWDYRLVMEAYDMIATYNSMERETTAHNSARSINIFRTSPRLAGKRKTFKKWMEALESRNVTFEEFTQKAGTEALRRSMQRFERTTFNEDLVVKTKLRISWISQMQICFQPWFDTDNFYTIDDQGNFFTMMLSHNAENLNGEHLECMSVDFHGRPSSLNRFMEGKGRARDGFTFELCAGQRHEVSVEVRALYQMLENDEPGKACRDVEEGEDSEFDCRSRCRMEMIRDMCKCTPLSLSYLANDDLDKFPLCDYTKCEVDVQKGNYSDSECGKRCFRDCRQIRYEIDHEVQGRMVRPDLTLINLNWGSFEYLTMEQQWKYSITAFIAALGGSIGMWLGLSILSLIQGGTYLYTYLTKKVVKEKILKKVSEQNRRRESKLSGLADLPTKKISIAANPFENPFSSPSHSPNYELKEVSPPGYSRNPNPTKIQVD; translated from the exons ATGAGTCGTGTTGCCGACTATGGTAGTCCTCCACGGGAAAAAAGCAAGATTAGCTCGTGTAAGGAGGCGATGTTTGGAGAACGTGCACGTAAATGGGCATTCATATTTATTGTTGCATTTCTAGCCTGTTTGACGATTAAGGATGTTGTTGATTTG GTTATCGAATACTGTGAAGAACCGAAGCAATCAGACATGAACATTGTGTTCAACGACTCAATGACTATGCCGAATGTGACGTTTTGTATGTCAAAGCAACAAGCATGGAGTCATTTTAAGATCAATGAAAGTGCGCCGGTGGATGAATGGGATATGATAGTCGAT GAAGCCCTGGCGAATATGACAGATCACGACAGTTTCATTAAGACTTTGTGGGATTATCGATTAGTCATGGAAGCTTATGATATGATCGCCACCTATAACAGTATGGAGAGGGAAACGACAGCACATAATTCTGCTCGATCGATCAACATCTTTCGGACTTCACCACGATTAGCAGGGAAGAGGAAGACGTTTAAG AAATGGATGGAAGCACTTGAATCTCGGAATGTCACATTCGAAGAATTCACACAGAAAGCTGGCACAGAGGCGCTACGTCGCTCCATGCAACGTTTCGAAAGAACCACTTTTAACGAGGATTTAGTGGTGAAAACAAAACTACGGATTTCATGGATATCACAAATGCAAATATGTTTTCAACCATGGTTCGATACTGATAATTTCTATACTATTGATGATCAG GGTAACTTCTTCACAATGATGTTATCCCACAATGCTGAGAATCTCAACGGTGAACATCTCGAGTGTATGAGTGTCGACTTCCACGGACGTCCTTCATCGTTAAATCGATTTATGGAGGGTAAGGGAAGGGCGAGAGATGGATTCACTTTTGAG CTCTGTGCTGGGCAGAGACACGAGGTTTCAGTTGAGGTACGTGCCCTTTATCAGATGTTGGAGAACGATGAGCCCGGAAAAGCTTGTCGTGATGTGGAAGAGGGTGAAGACAGTGAATTCGACTGTAGGTCACGTTGTCGAATGGAAATGATACGG GACATGTGCAAATGTACACCTTTGTCACTCAGCTACTTAGCAAACGATGATTTGGACAAATTCCCTCTATGCGACTATACAAAATGTGAAGTAGA CGTACAAAAAGGTAACTACTCGGACAGCGAATGTGGCAAACGTTGTTTCCGTGATTGTCGTCAAATCCGCTACGAAATTGATCACGAAGTTCAAGGAAGGATGGTTAGACCAG ATTTAACACTGATCAATTTGAACTGGGGATCATTCGAATATCTCACAATGGAACAACAATGGAAATATTCAATCACAGCATTTATCGCTGCTCTTGGAGGTTCTATTGGAATGTGGCTTGGATTGAGTATACTCTCATTAATCCAG GGAGGAACATATTTGTACACATATCTAACAAAGAAggttgtgaaggaaaaaatactgaaaaaggTGTCCGAACAAAATCGCCGAAGAGAAAGCAAG CTCTCCGGACTCGCGGATTTACCGACGAAGAAGATATCGATAGCAGCTAATCCTTTCGAAAACCCGTTTAGTTCACCATCACATTCTCCAAATTATGAGCTTAAA gaagtttCTCCACCTGGCTACAGTCGTAACCCTAATCCAACTAAAATACAAGTGGATTAG
- a CDS encoding hypothetical protein (NECATOR_CHRV.G17474.T1), whose product MNAEEVRLDRCSPMQASKFAFGLYPRECELCLPRLEFHDQAQFARHLRVVHSTREGGSYICRYGDNNVCQKLPLEGVSDDDYEAHIRRVHCVPLQLATPTTGGPHDKEFTLTRQDHMGRFIPSC is encoded by the exons ATGAATGCTGAAGAAGTACGGTTAGATCGTTGTTCTCCTATGCAGGCGTCCAAGTTTGCTTTTGGTCTTTATCCGAG GGAATGCGAGTTATGCCTTCCACGACTGGAGTTCCACGATCAAGCTCAATTCGCTCGTCATTTGCGAGTGGTGCACTCTACGAGAGAAGGAGGATCGTACATTTGTCG ATATGGCGACAACAATGTGTGTCAAAAGCTTCCACTGGAAGGTGTTTCTGATGACGATTACGAGGCACACATTCGTCGTGTACACTGTG TACCTCTTCAGCTGGCAACGCCCACCACAGGGGGCCCGCATGATAAAGAGTTCACTTTAACGAG GCAAGATCATATGGGCCGTTTCATTCCCAGTTGTTAG
- a CDS encoding hypothetical protein (NECATOR_CHRV.G17474.T2), translating into MNAEEVRLDRCSPMQASKFAFGLYPRECELCLPRLEFHDQAQFARHLRVVHSTREGGSYICRYGDNNVCQKLPLEGVSDDDYEAHIRRVHCVPLQLATPTTGGPHDKEFTLTRSVPIYTCYEYNNIRIITTFIRFFH; encoded by the exons ATGAATGCTGAAGAAGTACGGTTAGATCGTTGTTCTCCTATGCAGGCGTCCAAGTTTGCTTTTGGTCTTTATCCGAG GGAATGCGAGTTATGCCTTCCACGACTGGAGTTCCACGATCAAGCTCAATTCGCTCGTCATTTGCGAGTGGTGCACTCTACGAGAGAAGGAGGATCGTACATTTGTCG ATATGGCGACAACAATGTGTGTCAAAAGCTTCCACTGGAAGGTGTTTCTGATGACGATTACGAGGCACACATTCGTCGTGTACACTGTG TACCTCTTCAGCTGGCAACGCCCACCACAGGGGGCCCGCATGATAAAGAGTTCACTTTAACGAGGTCGGTTCCTATCTATACATGTTACGAGTACAACAATATAAGAATAATAACAacatttattcgttttttccaTTGA
- a CDS encoding hypothetical protein (NECATOR_CHRV.G17475.T2): MASQLFYDYPVLKPVEKLKNVLQQALKAAKDPVQTVRKISCLSHLSPTDLDRHVCQYVFCAMKSHALE; the protein is encoded by the exons ATGGCTTCTCAGCTATTCTATGATTATCCTGTCTTGAAACCCGTTGAAAAACTAAAGAATGTCCTTCAACAAGCGCTGAAAGCAGCGAAAGATCCAGTTCAAACGGTCCGCAAAATTTCGTGTTTGTCTCATTTGTCGCCTACAGACCTTGATCGTCATGTCTGCCAATACGTTTTTTGTGCTATGAAAAGTCATGCGCTAGAG TAG